The genomic window GTTAATACTGAGTAAGAAGAAAAAGCACTTTACCTAAAAGTGCTTTTTACCTTTCTATAGGTTAAAAATTTAATTAGAATAATATTCTTTCAAGAAGAGATAATAACTGTCAAAATGAACTATATAAGGAGTTAATAATTATGACTGAAATAAAAGGATTAGGCTTTATTCCATCTCCCGAAGATAAAAGAGATCTTCTCATGTCAACATTCTTACCAACATTTTCGGTTCCCAGTAAACTTGATTATACCGATAAAATGACTCCAGTTAGAGATCAAGTTGATGAAGGAACTTGTGTTGGATTTTCCTCAGCAGTCGGAATGAAAGAGTACCAAGAAAGAAAAGAACGTGGACAAGAAGTCTACCTTTCACCTAGGTTTTTATATCAGGAATGTAAAAAGAGAGATGGAATACCGGATGAAGAAGGTACTTTCATTAGAGTTGCATTAGATGTATTAAAAGAAGTAGGAGTCTGTGAAGAAATTTATTGGCCATACATAGCACATAATCCAGGATCACCAAAACCAGGAGCAGAACAAAATGCAAGTCACTATAAAATTAAAGCGTATGCCCGATTAGATTCTTTGGAGGCAATGAAAAAAAGTTTGATGGTAAATGGTCCGTGTGTTGCCGGTGTTCTTGTATACAAGAATTGGCAAACACAAGAAGTTGCTTCAACTGGAAAAATACCAATGCCTGGTAACTCTGTTTTGAAGGGTGGCCATGCAATTTGTATAGTTGGTTATGATGACAATACCGAATTATTTAAATTCAAAAATTCTTGGGATGAAAGCTGGGGAGATAATGGATATGGTTATCTACCCTATGCATACATGGAATTAAGTGAATCAGAAGCTTGGAGTGCAACTGATCTTATTGAAGATCCAGAGACAATAGTAAGAGCAAAAGAGAAAGCACTTCAAAAATTAGATATAGATTACACAGGAGAAACAAAGAATTTTAAAAGCAATAATCAAACTATAGAATATCATTGAGATAAGCGAGTTGACTTCAATCATGAAGGTTTTAAACGAAGAGGATAAAGGCAAAACTGTTACTGTAAAGGTACAAGAAACATTGCAAATTAACCTAAAAGAAAATGCCTCAACGGGGTTTTCATGGTTAGAAGAAATTACACCTAATCAAATATTATTTTTAGTAAAAGAAGAGTTTGTTGAAAATGAATTTACACATGGAGGCAATACAATACATCGCTGGCTTTATAAAGCAATTAAACCTGGTCAAAAGAAATTAAGATTTATATATCAACGTCCATGGATAAAAGACAAGCCTAGCACCAAAGAATTTGAAGTGAATGTGTATGTTTCAATTTAGATTTCCTAGAACTGATTTTATATCATTACTATTGGAGAAAATGCTAAATTGTTCAGATTCATTTATTTGAAATGCACCTATGTTTGTAATTTTTCCTTCTTGAAATAAAAGTAAAACCTTTTTAAGTCAAGGTCTCTTGCTTTTCAAAATTGTTATTATCAGAATAAAAAGGGGTGGAACCATTCTTTCCATCCCTTTTCTCTGTATATAAACATGTCCAAACTTTTTTCATTTAATTGCATATTCTACTAGTACAAGCATCTTTTTTGAAAGGAGGAATATTAGATGAAAAACTCCAAAGATCTTACTACGTTGCTTCTTCTGGTCAAACTTCTTCAGAAGAAACGAAAAAGACCTTGCTTACCTGAACCTTGCTGTTGCTGTCCATGTTGCTGTTCTTGCCCCGAACCACCTAGCCCCGGTCCTATACCCCCACCTACGCCTCAGCCCACCTATACAGAAATTGTGATTCCTGTTCCCCAACCTGAGGGAATCACAGACTTACCAGCAAATATCTATTTTCAAATCGATACACGGTTCACTGCTGCTCAAGGGCAACGAATTAAAGATGCCCTTAATGGTGTATTATTTCATTGGTTTACTCATCACAATGAGAAATGGAATGGAGGGGCCAATAATGGTACTTCCCAACTCGCTGCTTGTACGAACACCTACGCTACTCGTAACTTACAACCCGTTTGGTATCAAGGACTTCCTATCTCTAATGGTTTAGAAGCAACCAACTTGGCTATGGATCAATTCACCCAACTCATTCGAGATAATGGCTTCCGCCTTTCTTCTCCGGCTAAAATTAACTATCATATTCCATCTCCTGTCATGAGTTCCACTATACGAGGGGAAACAGCCTTTAGACAAACAAGAGTCCCTTTATCTTTTATAATTAATCCCATTCAACTAGATAACGTAGCTTTAAATCCAGTTCTACTTACTGGTTCTATGTTTCATGCTTGGTTACATCGATCCGGTTTCTACCACCCTAAAACAACTAGTTATTTCATTGCAGAAGCTCCGATGTGCATCATGCGAGGATTTCAACCTAAAAATCCTGCCATTCCAGATTCATCCTATATTGAACTATTTGATTAAATCTAGGCTGTATATCGTATACAAAACTTTAGTTAACATAATTTTTTTTATTGGAAAGAAAAGCCGTTAGGGACAATATTCCTAACGGCTTTTTCTATATCAGACCATGTCCAAACCCTTTTCATTTACTTGCATATTCTACTAGTACAAGCACCTTTTTTGAAAGGAGGGATATTAGATGACAAATTCCAGAGATCTTTCTACGCTGATTCTTCTGCTCAAACTTCTTCAGAGGAAACGAAAAAGACCGTGTTCACCTGAACCTTGCTGTTGCTGTCCATGTTCCGAACCACCTAGCCCTGGGCCTACGCCTACACCCCAACCTATCTACAGGGAAATCACGATTCCTGTTCCCCAACCTGAAGGAATTACAGATTTACCAGCAAATATCTATTTTCAACTTGATAGAAGGTTCAATTCTGCTCAAGAGCAACGAATTAAAGATGCCATTAATGGGGTATTATTTCATTGGTTTACTCATCACAATGAGAAATGGAATGGAGGGGCCAATAATGGTACTTCCCAACTCGCTGCTTGTACGAATACCTACGCTATCCGTAATTTACAACCTGTTTGGTATCA from Priestia megaterium includes these protein-coding regions:
- a CDS encoding protease inhibitor I42 family protein, with protein sequence MKVLNEEDKGKTVTVKVQETLQINLKENASTGFSWLEEITPNQILFLVKEEFVENEFTHGGNTIHRWLYKAIKPGQKKLRFIYQRPWIKDKPSTKEFEVNVYVSI
- a CDS encoding C1 family peptidase; its protein translation is MTEIKGLGFIPSPEDKRDLLMSTFLPTFSVPSKLDYTDKMTPVRDQVDEGTCVGFSSAVGMKEYQERKERGQEVYLSPRFLYQECKKRDGIPDEEGTFIRVALDVLKEVGVCEEIYWPYIAHNPGSPKPGAEQNASHYKIKAYARLDSLEAMKKSLMVNGPCVAGVLVYKNWQTQEVASTGKIPMPGNSVLKGGHAICIVGYDDNTELFKFKNSWDESWGDNGYGYLPYAYMELSESEAWSATDLIEDPETIVRAKEKALQKLDIDYTGETKNFKSNNQTIEYH